The Arachis duranensis cultivar V14167 chromosome 2, aradu.V14167.gnm2.J7QH, whole genome shotgun sequence genome has a window encoding:
- the LOC107474054 gene encoding uncharacterized protein LOC107474054 has product MEKRKFEEESYGGEAPAQEAESPNPVQVAVHTTTGDKGKRRAVVATQIGSYFKERTTPGSQPTLKSVLASKEIVHKAKLGLAKWIVDARIPFNAIQSPYFQPALDGVAAIGPGFKGPSYDEMRVHLLADLKRECQLLVEKYRSSWKSTGCTLMADGWTDQRQRTLINFLVYCPAGMSFVKTVDASDVIKTANALFNLFADVIEWVGPSNIVHVVTDNAANYVSAGKLIHEKYPNIFWSPCAAHCINLILKDIASLPHIADLASRASKVTVFVYNHMILLSWLRKRKSWTEIVRPGVTRFATVFITLKSIYDHKEDLQALMVDKYFTSHKLSKSANGKIVSSIVLDSKFWQDCVTTVKIVGPLIKLLRLVDADEKPSLGIVYEGMQRAKNAIKTMFRNRKAAYTPYTSILKMRWDKHLKRYLHAAAYFLNPSIFYSEGFVEKANVLRSLLDLLDVETLCDDSVAAMQEIQLYRDCKESFGRESAKRSASRLEPGEWWRLHGGSAPNLQKMAVRLLHQTSSSSGCERNWSLFEQIHSKRRNRLEHQRLSDIVYVTYNLRLQSRLHRKKRNYDPIDIQSIDTVDFWVMADEDDPEFTNGDVEGIENLIYTDNAMPSYPNDGGDMEVEVDMPDVVIESSNTISEDAGFGLPVYDGDIGTLNDDYDFYCLCLVKSLDRFDDRSGSRNLGNKCIGSRYGSRDYEED; this is encoded by the exons atggaaaaaagaaaatttgaggAGGAGTCTTATGGTGGGGAAGCACCTGCACAAGAGGCTGAATCGCCTAACCCTGTACAAGTTGCTGTTCATACAACAACGGGAGACAAAGGAAAGAGAAGAGCTGTAGTTGCTACACAAATTGGAAGTTACTTTAAAGAAAGGACTACTCCAGGATCTCAACCAACTTTGAAAAGTGTTTTGGCTAGTAAAGAAATTGTGCACAAGGCTAAGTTGGGACTTGCCAAGTGGATTGTTGATGCACGTATTCCTTTCAATGCAATTCAATCACCTTACTTCCAACCTGCATTGGATGGTGTTGCTGCAATTGGACCTGGTTTCAAGGGACCGTCATATGATGAAATGAGAGTTCATTTGCTGGCTGATCTCAAGAGAGAGTGTCAGTTGCTGGTTGAAAAGTATAGGAGCTCATGGAAAAGCACTGGTTGTACGCTGATGGCAGATGGGTGGACTGATCAAAGGCAACGAACTTTAATTAACTTTCTAGTTTATTGTCCTGCTGGTATGTCATTTGTTAAGACTGTTGATGCTTCTGATGTGATAAAAACTGCCAATGcattgtttaatttgtttgctGATGTTATTGAGTGGGTTGGGCCTAGTAACATTGTGCATGTGGTCACTGATAATGCTGCTAATTATGTGTCTGCTGGAAAACTTATTCATGAAAAATACCCAAATATATTTTGGTCTCCTTGTGCTGCCCATTGTATCAATCTTATTTTGAAAGATATTGCAAGTCTTCCTCACATAGCTGACCTTGCTTCCCGTGCTTCAAAAGTGACTGTGTTTGTCTACAATCATATGATCTTATTGTCTTGGCTTAGAAAACGAAAAAGTTGGACAGAAATTGTTCGACCAGGAGTCACACGTTTTGCCACTGTTTTCATTACTTTGAAAAGTATATATGATCACAAAGAAGATTTGCAGGCATTGATGGTGGACAAATATTTCACCTCTCATAAGTTATCCAAAAGTGCTAATGGAAAGATTGTTAGTTCAATTGTCTTGGACAGTAAGTTTTGGCAAGACTGTGTTACCACTGTGAAAATTGTTGGTCCTCTTATTAAGTTGTTGAGGCTTGTTGATGCTGATGAAAAACCCTCTTTGGGAATCGTGTATGAAGGCATGCAAAGAGCAAAAAATGCTATCAAGACAATGTTCAGAAATCGAAAAGCTGCTTATACGCCATACACGAGTATCTTGAAAATGAGGTGGGATAAGCATTTGAAGCGTTATCTCCATGCGGCAGCGTACTTTTTAAATCCAAGCATTTTCTATAGTGAGGGTTTTGTTGAGAAGGCAAATGTTTTGAGATCtttacttgatttgcttgatgtTGAAACACTTTGTGATGATTCAGTTGCTGCAATGCAAGAGATACAGCTGTATCGAGATTGTAAAGAAAgttttgggagggaaagtgctAAGAGATCGGCATCAAGACTCGAACCTG GTGAATGGTGGAGGCTACACGGTGGGAGTGCTCCTAATTTGCAAAAAATGGCAGTccgtcttcttcatcaaacctCTTCTTCATCTGGATGTGAGAGGAACTGGAGCCTTTTTGAACAAATCCATTCAAAGAGGAGGAACCGGTTAGAGCATCAAAGGCTGAGTGACATTGTTTATGTCACTTATAACCTACGCCTTCAATCTAGGTTGCATCGAAAGAAGAGGAATTATGATCCAATTGACATTCAAAGCATTGACACGGTAGATTTTTGGGTAATGGCAGATGAGGATGATCCTGAATTTACTAATGGAGATGTTGAAGgcattgaaaatttaatatacACTGATAATGCTATGCCTTCCTATCCTAATG ATGGTGGAGACATGGAAGTTGAAGTGGATATGCCTGATGTTGTAATTGAATCCTCAAATACTATTTCTGAAGATGCTGGCTTTGGATTACCTGTTTATGATGGAGACATCGGAACACTTAATGATGATTATGACTTCTATTGTCTTTGTTTAGTTAAA TCACTTGACCGGTTcgatgaccggtccggttctcgcaaccttggaAACAAGTGTATTGGGTCCAGATATGGTAGCAGAGACTACGAAGAAGATTAA